From Microbacterium invictum, the proteins below share one genomic window:
- a CDS encoding TadE family protein: protein MRRSRHSDETAADAESERGSAALEFIVGGVILLVPIVYLIVALGAIQSSALGVDAGARHVARTIASAPDRATADARADLVLAAVADEYGLDPGRVDVTVTCRPAGAECPAAGATVVVHLAASVPLPLVPPILGLDDMARIPVEAVAVQKVSRFWGTQ from the coding sequence ATGCGCCGGTCGAGACACTCGGATGAGACAGCTGCCGACGCCGAGTCCGAGCGGGGCTCCGCAGCACTCGAGTTCATCGTCGGCGGCGTCATCCTCCTCGTTCCGATCGTCTACCTGATCGTCGCGCTCGGCGCGATCCAGTCGTCCGCGCTGGGCGTCGACGCCGGTGCCCGCCACGTGGCACGCACGATCGCATCGGCGCCGGACCGCGCCACCGCCGACGCCCGGGCCGACCTCGTCCTGGCCGCCGTGGCCGATGAGTACGGCCTCGACCCCGGCCGTGTCGACGTCACTGTGACGTGTCGCCCGGCCGGCGCCGAGTGCCCCGCAGCCGGGGCGACTGTGGTCGTGCACCTCGCGGCATCCGTCCCCCTGCCGCTGGTCCCTCCGATCCTCGGCCTCGACGACATGGCGCGGATCCCTGTCGAGGCGGTCGCCGTGCAGAAGGTCTCACGCTTCTGGGGGACGCAATGA
- a CDS encoding pilus assembly protein TadG-related protein, translated as MTRRPLTGDEAPDDEGTVLVLTIGYALLALVLVLVCADATSLYLAQKRADAVADAAALAGADGFVLSMDAGDATAALTDDGIRDQAAEIVAAFDTVTLIAAGTPDGVSARVTVATVWHPPVLTLFVPEGVRLEATATSRNALR; from the coding sequence ATGACCCGGCGTCCACTCACCGGCGACGAAGCTCCCGATGACGAGGGCACCGTGCTGGTGCTCACGATCGGCTACGCGCTGCTCGCCCTGGTGCTGGTCCTCGTCTGCGCCGACGCGACGAGCCTGTATCTCGCCCAGAAGCGCGCCGACGCGGTGGCAGACGCCGCAGCGCTGGCCGGTGCCGACGGCTTCGTGCTGTCGATGGATGCCGGTGACGCGACCGCCGCACTCACCGATGACGGAATCCGCGATCAGGCCGCCGAGATCGTGGCCGCGTTCGACACGGTCACCCTCATCGCCGCCGGCACGCCGGACGGCGTCTCGGCGCGGGTGACGGTGGCGACGGTGTGGCATCCGCCGGTGCTGACCCTCTTCGTGCCCGAGGGTGTCCGGCTCGAGGCGACCGCGACCAGCCGCAACGCGCTGCGCTGA
- a CDS encoding MFS transporter → MIYGPTVLFALGEGAVVPLLPILASRLGADVPMAALVASFLVVGQLCGNIPAGWAVARWGERLTMVAGGGVALVGTAGLAVAPSIALLSASVFLIGFAAASFGLARHSFMTTRVPLSFRARALALLGGTFRLGMFVGPFAAAGLLALFGDEHAAVWFFAACLVATIALVVFGPDPEKTIDVGADSTRESLAVSDDGDGRMIEDTGEAVTGAIPTAGRDGILRTMSRHRDVLSRLGLAAASLSAVRSARQVILPLWGVSIGLDAQTIALVVGISGAIDFALFYASGQVMDRFGRLWAVMPAMLLMGAGFLALALTHDLDQSALWFGMFAAVLGTGNGLSSGILLTLGADVAPQADPAPFLGSWRTLSDAGGAAAPLLVSGLAAVSSLAIATGAMGVVGLLGAIAFWRWVPRFVPRQR, encoded by the coding sequence ATGATCTACGGGCCCACCGTGCTGTTCGCGCTCGGCGAGGGCGCGGTCGTCCCGCTGCTGCCGATCCTGGCATCCCGCCTCGGCGCGGATGTGCCGATGGCTGCACTGGTCGCCTCGTTCCTCGTCGTCGGCCAGCTGTGCGGCAACATCCCGGCCGGCTGGGCGGTCGCCCGGTGGGGCGAGCGCCTCACGATGGTCGCCGGCGGCGGGGTGGCACTGGTCGGAACCGCCGGTCTGGCCGTCGCCCCCAGCATCGCCCTGCTCTCGGCATCCGTCTTCCTCATCGGCTTCGCCGCCGCCTCGTTCGGACTGGCACGCCACTCGTTCATGACCACCCGCGTCCCGCTTTCGTTCCGGGCGCGGGCACTCGCGCTGCTGGGCGGCACGTTCCGCCTCGGCATGTTCGTCGGCCCGTTCGCGGCCGCCGGCCTGTTGGCACTGTTCGGCGACGAGCACGCCGCCGTCTGGTTCTTCGCAGCGTGCCTGGTGGCCACGATCGCACTGGTCGTGTTCGGCCCCGACCCCGAGAAGACGATCGACGTCGGCGCCGACTCGACCCGTGAGAGCCTCGCCGTCAGCGACGACGGTGACGGCAGGATGATCGAAGACACCGGCGAGGCCGTGACCGGTGCGATCCCGACGGCCGGCCGCGACGGCATCCTGCGCACGATGTCGCGACACCGCGACGTGCTGTCGCGCCTGGGCCTGGCCGCAGCGAGCCTTTCGGCCGTGCGCTCGGCTCGGCAGGTGATCCTGCCGCTGTGGGGTGTCTCCATCGGCCTCGACGCGCAGACCATCGCACTGGTGGTCGGCATCTCGGGCGCCATAGATTTCGCCCTGTTCTACGCGAGCGGCCAGGTGATGGACCGGTTCGGCCGGCTCTGGGCCGTCATGCCCGCGATGCTCCTGATGGGTGCCGGGTTCCTCGCCCTCGCGCTCACCCACGATCTCGACCAGTCTGCCCTGTGGTTCGGGATGTTCGCCGCGGTGCTCGGCACGGGCAACGGGCTCTCCAGCGGCATCCTGCTCACCCTCGGTGCCGATGTGGCGCCGCAGGCAGACCCCGCCCCGTTCCTCGGGTCGTGGCGGACGCTGTCCGACGCCGGCGGCGCGGCGGCCCCCCTGCTGGTTTCCGGCCTCGCCGCGGTCAGCTCCCTGGCGATCGCCACCGGCGCGATGGGCGTGGTCGGCCTGCTGGGCGCCATCGCGTTCTGGCGATGGGTGCCGCGCTTCGTGCCGCGTCAGCGGTGA
- the prfB gene encoding peptide chain release factor 2, with amino-acid sequence MQEIDLSADIQALRNTYADIRAVVDVPALESEIARLSEAAGAPDLWDDPEAAQKVTSALSHRQAELKRVSEVGQRLDDLEVLVELAVEMDDQESADEARGELASLEKAISQLEVQTLLDGEYDDRSAVVTIRSGAGGDDATDFAEMLLRMYLRWAERHKYAVKVMDTSYAEGAGIKSATFEIDAPYAYGTLSVEAGTHRLARISPFGSADKRQTSFAAVEVIPVMEEAVEVEIPETDIRVDVFRSSGPGGQSVNTTDSAVRLTHIPTGIVVSMQNEKSQIQNRAAAMRVLQTRLLLLKREEEAAKKKELAGTITASWGDQMRSYFLYGQQLVKDLRTGYEVGNPASVFDGDLDGLISAGIRWRKRKDDD; translated from the coding sequence ATGCAAGAAATCGACCTGTCCGCCGACATCCAGGCCCTGCGCAACACCTACGCCGACATCCGGGCGGTGGTGGACGTCCCCGCGCTCGAATCCGAGATCGCGCGGCTGAGCGAAGCGGCCGGCGCCCCCGACCTGTGGGACGACCCCGAGGCGGCGCAGAAGGTCACCAGCGCCCTCAGCCACCGGCAGGCCGAGCTCAAGCGGGTCTCCGAGGTGGGGCAGCGGCTCGACGACCTCGAGGTGCTCGTGGAACTCGCCGTCGAGATGGACGACCAGGAGTCGGCCGACGAGGCCCGCGGGGAACTCGCCTCGCTCGAGAAAGCCATCAGCCAGCTCGAGGTGCAGACGCTGCTGGACGGCGAGTACGACGACCGGTCGGCGGTCGTCACGATCCGCTCGGGCGCCGGCGGCGACGACGCCACCGACTTCGCCGAGATGCTCCTGCGCATGTACCTGCGGTGGGCGGAGCGCCACAAGTACGCCGTCAAGGTCATGGACACCTCGTACGCCGAGGGTGCCGGCATCAAGTCGGCCACGTTCGAGATCGACGCCCCGTACGCGTACGGCACCCTGTCGGTCGAAGCCGGCACGCACCGCCTCGCCCGCATCAGCCCGTTCGGCTCTGCCGACAAGCGGCAGACCAGCTTCGCGGCCGTCGAGGTCATCCCGGTGATGGAAGAAGCGGTCGAGGTCGAGATCCCCGAGACCGACATCCGCGTCGACGTGTTCCGTTCCTCCGGTCCCGGCGGGCAGTCCGTCAACACCACCGACTCCGCGGTGCGGCTCACCCACATCCCGACCGGCATCGTCGTGTCCATGCAGAACGAGAAGTCGCAGATCCAGAACCGCGCCGCGGCGATGCGCGTGCTGCAGACGCGTCTGCTGCTGCTCAAGCGCGAAGAGGAAGCGGCGAAGAAGAAGGAGCTGGCCGGCACCATCACCGCCAGCTGGGGCGATCAGATGCGCTCGTACTTCCTCTACGGCCAGCAGCTCGTCAAGGACCTACGCACCGGTTACGAGGTCGGCAACCCGGCATCCGTCTTCGACGGCGACCTCGACGGCCTCATCTCGGCGGGCATCCGCTGGCGCAAGCGCAAAGACGACGACTGA
- the ftsE gene encoding cell division ATP-binding protein FtsE, translating into MIRFEHVSKHYRGTSKPALSDVDFEVQRGEFVFLVGASGSGKSSCLRLILREDTPSEGRVVVLGRDLRTLSTRKVPYFRRHVGAVFQDFRLLPNKTVFQNVAFTLQVIGSSRAFIQQAVPEVLALVGLDGKEKRLPHELSGGEQQRVAIARALVNRPQILLADEPTGNLDPATSIDIMQLLARINAGGTTVVMATHEAGFVDQMQRRVIELRGGVMMRDENHGGYGDTSQLPTLAPAQEKGAAAVAALTAVLELQREIARESPDAGAPQPPAAAPVREEAGTPASSPDTAGTRGEDPAPATEGATPAEAAAADRAMQINAPEVDLKGLGLEGLGVADRLGLDTGDEDEVGPTS; encoded by the coding sequence ATGATCCGGTTCGAACACGTCTCCAAGCACTACCGCGGGACCAGCAAGCCGGCGCTGAGCGATGTCGATTTCGAGGTCCAGCGCGGGGAGTTCGTCTTCCTCGTGGGCGCTTCGGGGTCGGGCAAGTCGTCGTGCCTGCGCCTCATCCTCCGCGAAGACACCCCGAGCGAGGGGCGCGTGGTCGTGCTCGGTCGCGACCTGCGCACGCTCTCGACACGCAAGGTGCCCTACTTCCGGCGCCACGTCGGGGCGGTCTTCCAGGACTTCCGGCTGCTGCCGAACAAGACGGTCTTCCAGAACGTCGCCTTCACCTTGCAGGTGATCGGCTCATCGCGCGCGTTCATCCAGCAGGCGGTGCCCGAGGTCCTCGCGCTGGTGGGTCTCGACGGCAAGGAGAAGCGCCTGCCGCACGAGCTGTCCGGCGGTGAGCAGCAGCGCGTCGCGATCGCGCGCGCTCTGGTGAACCGTCCCCAGATCCTGCTCGCCGATGAGCCCACCGGAAACCTGGACCCCGCGACCTCGATCGACATCATGCAGCTGCTGGCCCGCATCAACGCCGGGGGCACGACCGTGGTGATGGCCACGCACGAGGCCGGTTTCGTCGACCAGATGCAGCGCCGCGTGATCGAGCTGCGCGGCGGCGTGATGATGCGCGACGAGAACCACGGCGGCTACGGCGACACGTCGCAGCTGCCGACCCTGGCTCCCGCGCAGGAGAAGGGCGCCGCTGCGGTGGCAGCCCTCACCGCCGTGCTCGAACTGCAGCGGGAGATCGCCCGCGAGTCCCCGGATGCCGGTGCGCCGCAGCCCCCGGCCGCTGCGCCCGTCCGCGAGGAGGCCGGCACCCCGGCATCCAGCCCCGACACCGCCGGCACGCGCGGCGAAGACCCCGCGCCTGCCACGGAGGGGGCCACGCCCGCCGAGGCCGCTGCCGCCGACCGCGCGATGCAGATCAACGCCCCCGAGGTCGACCTGAAAGGCCTCGGCCTGGAAGGGCTCGGCGTGGCCGACCGGCTGGGGCTCGACACCGGCGACGAAGACGAAGTGGGCCCGACCTCATGA